The region AGGATTTGATTCAGCACACCGATCCCACGGTAGTGTCAACTCAAAGAACAACTAATATCTTAGTGATCAAGGCTCCATATGGTAGTCTTGTTGATCGGTTTTACTTGCAATAAATCATATGGAGAAGCATTTCTTTAACTCGgtttgtttgaaattgttgggTTAGTAACCATAAAGGACCACATCCTGTTAATGACCACTTTAAGGTTGTCTTGCCTTGGAAGGAATATCCTTATGATCAAATAATGGGATACATAAATCTTTGTCTTTAAGTAGATTGCTTTGATAGGAAGTTTCATATCCTCTATGGGATTCATGATAAAGGAGATGATGGCGGTGGatttttttttaactttgttgaCCCACCATATGTATAGGATACCTCATAGAAGTGAAATTCAAACATTCTTTAAAATTGATCTATGTGAATATCAGTCTTTATTCCTCTTACAGATAACTTTAGAGATAAATCTTCAAGCTGGAGGTTGAAGTGAAACTCTCTTACAAGATTCAAGAACACTTGATCTGGTACTTCATGACGAATTTCCTTAGAAACCCTTGGCATATATGAACATACGACTTGAAGTTATTGAGAAAATGTTTCTCTATAAAAGCAGTTTGTATCACCTTACAGTTGAACATTACATTCCTTTCTTGACTTCTTGAGGTTGATCCTTTCACGAACGATCTCCTTGATGAATAATTTCCAAAATTGAGGCTTCTTGTTGGACCCTTTGACTTGTATGTAATATCCAAATTGTATCCTCGCAAACTATTTACTCAAAATCAACTTGAATCTTTCAGCCCCAATAATTCTGCTCCAAAGTCTCCGTTTTGCACTAATCTTTCTTCGATCCTACTTGTATCTTGAACGTTGGTTTGTCCAAAGATTGATATGAACTCCCACTTTGTTCGTATCCTTCTGCATAACATTACCAAAGTAATTCCAGAGAGAAGAACCTCATTCTTTTTCGTTGAACTTCTCAAAACCAGACACGACATCACACACCTTGAAAACCTCTGAAATCTCAAAAATCTTCACAAAAACGTTAAATATCATAACAAAATCTCCTCAACAATCACAAATCTTCAAAGATGAGATTTAGATCTACATAAAAATGGAGTTAGAATGAGGTAGAAGATTAAAGAAATCGTTTGCAAGCACTCAAGAAAGGTTCAAAAAAATCCTTTTGAAAATGAGAGAAGAAGTGAGTTATGAGTTTTCAAACCAATAGTGGAAGTGTATGTTTTTCAATATTATTAGAGGTTTTGAGAGAACTTTTTTTATATGTGGTAGAGATCTAACacaaaaatgaatgaaaaaacGGTGTGGGATTCAAGTCATAAGCAAGACGTATAATTCGAGTCAGAAAATTAAGTGATTTGAATCAAGAGCAATGAACATATGAAAACCCATTTGTGTGATTCGAGTCACATAATCGGTTATTCGAATCACATGATCCGAGTCATGAAATTTGTTGATTCAAATCAGAGTTCTAGAAACAAAAAAGGAGAATTTCAGTTCAGTGTGATTCGAATCAAGCAGTCTTCTGATTCGAATCAAATTGTTGTGATTCAGATCATGAAAATGTGAAAAAGTTTTCTAAGCTCCCTGTAAGTCTGATTCGAGTCATGTCAATaatgtgattcgaatcacactatcaaaatcacatttttgcaaaatttcaagtgatttttgAGATTCTAATATTGTTATGATTTGAATCATTCTCAAATATAATTCTTGATAAAAAAAAACTCAATAGATTGACTTGAAGCATATTTCTTAAACTATAGTTAGACACTTTGATGTATGAAATACTTAGAATAGATTTAAAAATCAACATAGAGATGTGAAATCAAAGAGGTGACTTTATAACTAAATAAACAAGACCAAAAGTTTGAAAGACAAACAATCAAAACTTTTAATCCATGAGACAAAACTTTTAATCCATGAGACAGAGATATGCAACATGCAACTTCAACCTGAATACACTTGCAGGCCAATTAAAGCACATGCTTATAGAATACATCTAAAAAAAGATTGTGCACACTAGATACGAGTCACTTTTGTTGAATCAGAATCAGAATTGCTATGTAAAGGTTCAATTTGCAGACACTTGTGTTTATGCACAATCTTAGAAATACTTGATGTTACTTCTGAAAGACATTTTTAAACTCAAGTAAGACTTTGTTAAAACATGTCAACATTTTAATATGGgaatgaattaaaaataaaatccgTAAGTCTCGCGTTGTTAGAAAATTATGTGTGCTTGTGTGTTAATTGAGAAAACTATATATCCATATTGTTTAGCTTACAAGCTAAAATTAGTTTCTAATATTATATAAAAAATTGTATTAAATATCTTTGTTAGCTTATTTCATTATTTAAGAAACACACATGTTTCATTACAAAACACACTAGGCATAACTCTTGAGCATTTTCTTCCTCACTCTCTTTACTTTGTGTTATTGAATTGTCAAAATGTCAATTTCTTTCCTTTTTCTTTATATTTATTGAATCTTTCGAGTATTTTTTAGATTCTCTTTTGGataattatttgaatttctcCTCGTTCAAGAAATTATTTAAGGGGATCCAACAAAGATTATTAAACTCTCTTAAAGAAATTATTTAAATTTCGACTTGTGTGAGAAATTTTTAGGGTGGTTAAACGATCATTATTGAATtatctttaaaaaaatatttgaatttctCATCATTTGAGAAATTATTTTGGATGATTAAACGACCATTATTGAATTTTCTTTGGAGAATTATTCAAATTTCTCCTAGTCTGAGAAATTATTGTCAAACGACCATTATTGAATATTGTCAAACAATCACTATCTGAAGGTGTATTTTTAGACTGATTATCTACGGTGCATAAATAATCATGTCAATTTTGAATTGGACTGTTTTATCTTGGAGGCATCGTGATTGATCGTCTCCCTTGCAAAATTTAAATAATATCGCGAAATGTTTTAAAAAGAACGATTTAATCCGCGAACGACCCAGTAATTTCCTTTGTAACATATTTTCAAAATCGTAAAACAAaccataaataaataaattaacGAGTAATTTGACACATGGATATCCACTATCCTAGACAAAATAAATTGcatatataatatttaaaattGGTTATAGAATAAACTATTATGTATACAACTTCAGTGTTGTAAATTGGTTATAGGTCCTTTAAACCAATGCCTACCACTGATTAACCAGTAAGAAACTACAAGAATGATCAAACATCCAAGTGCAACAGGTGTGTAGTTAAGTGTCTCAATTGTTATTGGATATGAAACTGGCAATGAGAATAGTATAGATATGATCACCACCCAAATAACTGCAATCCAACCAACAATGATTCCGTAACGGCCCAAGTTGAAAGGCCCAGCAACAAAGTTCTTTCTTGCTAAAGTCACCCTAAAGAAGATAGGAAGTGCATAAGCAATGTAGAGATCAATCACTGCTATGGACACCATGGCTTCAAATGCCACTATACTTCCAAGAGACTGCAGTTTATATAAATTGTTCGAATTGAGTTAGAATGAAATAAACTGTTAAAGAGATACAATACAACAATATCGAGTCCTGTTAAGTCAGCTCAGTTGATAGCTGTGCAGGGACATCAGATACAACAATTTCGAACCATACCGTTAGGGCCATGCAAAATGATATAAAAACAGAAAGCCAAACTGCATATATAGGAACATCCTGCTTGTTAACTTTATGCCACAAAGACGAAAATGGCATGGCACCGTCTCTTGAGAAAGCATAAGCCATTCTGTACAAATTTTAAGCATCATAAGTAACTACACAAAAATTTAATCTTGCTTTAATGAAAATCACACTGAGAGCATCTGCAGTGAGTTTGTTACCTTGAATTGCTGGTAATTGTACTCATACCGCAGAAAAAAATGGCGACAGCAACAATTCCTAAGCAAATAATGCCtccaattccatttccatatcTTGCTTTGAATGCTTGATAGAATATCTCAGCAATGGCATACCCGCCAGCGTCATTATTTTCATTCAAAAGGTAGGGGATGTCAGTAACGGCGTAGGTAATACCGATTATGTAACCCCAACCAACAATAACAGATATCCCAACAGCACTTATAATACCTTTTGGTCCATTCCTATCAGCATCCTTAGTTTCTTCTGTCTGAAAATTCAAGTTTGCAACAAACAACTCTTTATAGCAATGCTATATAGTACTGTAGCATAGCAGAATTTGAACAGGCGATTATTTTCTGTTTCATTCGCAATTGACAATACTGAAAGAAAAAGTGTTAAAAATGTTTACCATATGAGCTGACGCATCATAGCCGGAAAGTGTATACTGACTCATTAGAAGTCCTAAGAGAAACATGTATGGTCTGCTGTTGATTCCATCCCCATTATCAGCATTGAAATGAGTGAAAACAAACTTGGTACTAGCCCTTTCCGTCGCAACAGATGGAATGAGAATCATAAGCACAAAAACACCTATAAATTTGTCAGTTCCTATTAGTACTAGAAAAACCAAGGCATTTTGTCCTAAAGATCGAACAAGGAAGTTCTTCATACCTAAAACATTCCAGATAGCACCGAGTTGTCCTAAGAATGATAACACAGAGATTGGAAGGCTGTTTATCATACCATGAAGGAGCAAAATTCCACCATGGAAAGCAAGAACTACATATTTAGATGCTACGTATCCACCACCATTTTTCCCACCAGTACTAAGGAGAATGATGACCTGAATGAGTTGCGCAAGTGAAAAGTCTACACTTGTTGTCCCTGCCCACTGAAAATGTAAACAAAACTATAGCTTAAAATATGATTATTAGAAAAATTTTGACCATGCAGTGAAACATGAAGTATTTTGAATTCCAGAACATGTGACTCCTCAACAATACCAGGCCAATAATATTGAACCTGCAAGAAAAGAGAAACAAAGAACGGTAGGTCAGATAAGTGAAGGCAGGTGGACATGTTCATACCATATATTGTCCAGGACTGAACATCTGAAGCATGGACATAAATGGTGAATGACCCGATTAAATACATAAAGAAACAGTGTATGCTGGTTAAGATGTTGGCTAAGAAACATTTGAGTTTGTTTACCATCCAGTGATCCAGGAGGCAAAAGGTGCCCATTTGGGGCCAGCAAGCTTGGCACTCCAATAGTAAAGACCACCAGAAGTTGGAAAAGCTGAACAAACTTCAGCCATTGAAAGTGCAACAAGCATGGTGAAAGCTGAAGCCAAAAACCAACCATATTGCATAGAAACTGGGCCACCATAGTTCAACCCAGTGTTGTAAAGGGTGGTGATACCGGTGAGCACGGATATAATAGAAAAAGAAAGAGCAAAGTTTGAAACCACCCTGCAGTTGACAACCAACTCCAATGAATCCAAATCAAAACTAGAAATGAAAGCATAAAGGAGAAATAATAGAGATAATCTTTACGAGAGATCGCGCTTCAGTTCTTGTTTGTAACCAAGTTGAAGAAGACGGTTATGACCAGAGTCAAGTGAAGCATCACCATTGGTAACTACATGAGATGGGAGTGTCATGTTTTTGGTGACAGCTAATGCTTGCTTGCAGTCAAGAAATAGAAGGCACGTAGTCAAAACGTCTCGGTTATTGTCAAATTTGGCTTATCTATTGATGTCCACATGATATAAATTGTTTGTTTCTTTTGTCTTATAGTTAAGTGTAAGACACTCACGGCCGGTTCTCACTGTTGATCAATGTTTTATATTAATTAATATTAAGATGAACACCAACATAAAAGAGAAATGTTTTGGAAAAAATATAATACATCAAACATTTCCCATCCACTTTTTTCACGAAAAACATTCTAAGGAGTTTATGAAAATCAGCACACTTACATGCTTTGTCAATCTTTTCTCGTGTTGCAAAAAAAAATGCATACTTCAATTCCATGTCGCACAAAACATTCTCATTGTATACACAATAAATGGACTAAAAGCAGTAACAACAATCAGATACGTGGCCGAGACATGGATAGCTAGCAAAATACTCCAATTCAACAGCCATATAAGAACCAAGGCAATTGACATTGATTTCTTAACAGAGAATGACACCAAAGTGCCGATTATCTGCAACTGCAACTAAACCTCTCAAAATTCTATAATTTTTACAAATTATGGACATCTCATGATCTTTCCTATGTCTTTCGGGCAGTCAATGCATCCTTGCATTTTGTGCTAATCCACCACCTAACATGGGGCTCGAATCCCAGCTATTTCCCCGTGCATCTCCATCATGCTGAGATGGAATGTACACAGATACGGCCTGAAGCTCCGCGGATTGTGCAAGTTGACTGTCATTGTTGACGGGAGGCTGAACATTCCGAGATTCTGCTAACATCTGGAAATATGCATGGGGTCCCCAACCTACATA is a window of Lathyrus oleraceus cultivar Zhongwan6 chromosome 6, CAAS_Psat_ZW6_1.0, whole genome shotgun sequence DNA encoding:
- the LOC127098414 gene encoding amino-acid permease BAT1 homolog, which produces MTLPSHVVTNGDASLDSGHNRLLQLGYKQELKRDLSVVSNFALSFSIISVLTGITTLYNTGLNYGGPVSMQYGWFLASAFTMLVALSMAEVCSAFPTSGGLYYWSAKLAGPKWAPFASWITGWFNIIGLWAGTTSVDFSLAQLIQVIILLSTGGKNGGGYVASKYVVLAFHGGILLLHGMINSLPISVLSFLGQLGAIWNVLGVFVLMILIPSVATERASTKFVFTHFNADNGDGINSRPYMFLLGLLMSQYTLSGYDASAHMTEETKDADRNGPKGIISAVGISVIVGWGYIIGITYAVTDIPYLLNENNDAGGYAIAEIFYQAFKARYGNGIGGIICLGIVAVAIFFCGMSTITSNSRMAYAFSRDGAMPFSSLWHKVNKQDVPIYAVWLSVFISFCMALTSLGSIVAFEAMVSIAVIDLYIAYALPIFFRVTLARKNFVAGPFNLGRYGIIVGWIAVIWVVIISILFSLPVSYPITIETLNYTPVALGCLIILVVSYWLISGRHWFKGPITNLQH